From the Flavobacterium gyeonganense genome, the window ATAGGAATAGAACAGCCAGATAGTAAACAATACACCTGTTGTAATCCAGATTGTTTTTAAAACTTTTTTCAGCTTCCATCTTTTTCCCGCCATATCAAGTTGCTTTATTAAATTAAATGAGTGTCAGGCTGAGCGGAGTCGAAGCCTTTTCGAATTCACAAGCCTTCGACTCCGCTCAGGGTGACATCAATTCTTTGTATTGTAAATAATATTTCACTTATAAAAATGTAAACATTCAAATTTAGCATTTCTCTGAATAACTCCATAAAAAAACCGAAGCGGAAATTGCTTCGGTTGTTCTCTAAAATCCTGAACCGCTAAAATCGTCTTCTTTAAATAATTGTAGTAGATATTTTTTCTGAATGACATTTAGATACTTTTGTGGGCACGGATTGCAAATCCACACTATCGTTTTTTGACACTAAACATTTTATCAATCAAATATATAAGCAAATTTTTATGAGTTTTTTTACTTCTTTGTTCTTCTCTTTCAACTTCTCTCTTCTGCTCAGCAAATTTTTCTCTTTTAATTTGGTCTAATCTTTTTATTTCAAGTTCTCTCTTTTGTTCATCAATTTTATCTTGTTTAGCCTTTTCCTCTAGTTTAATCCTTTTTTCCCATTCAATGTTCTGACCGTGAATAGTAACTTCCCTGTTAACACCTTCAATTAACCAATCAGTAAAAGAAAAACGAGGTCTATTACTTTTAAAATCATACTCGGGATACACTTCATTATTTGAAGAAAAATCATCAACCCAAACATTACTATATTCACTCCCATTAACTACAATAAATGCACTTGTACCGCAACCATAACCTGCTATATGAATTTGCCCATTTGAATATCCTTTCTCAAAAATATCATAGTTTTGATCAAAAGTTATTTCATAAGGATAAGGAGAAACTTCTTTACAATCAGAGCCACGACCAAAAACCACTTTATTAGTTAATTCAAAAGGAATGGATGGATTGTATTCGTTATCTTCATAAAAAAAATCTACAAAATCTATTTTTTCGACTAAATTTAAACCCCATTTATTTTTGTTCACAATACCATTTGAAACATTCAACAAGAAAAATCGATAATCTTCTGGTATTCTAACATTAAATTTAGCCTCAAATGCTATAAGATTTTCTTCTGGTTCAGTTGGTAGAAACATATATATTTCATCTAAAACCCATTTAGAGTCCTTTATAGAATCTAACATTTTACTATGCAGATTATCCATCTCAAATTTATTATTGTATATTAATATCTAAACAATATTACAAAATACATCCATTATTTCTTAACAAAGATTAACGTTTTTCTTTGTCGAGCTACTTGCGGAGATCTCTCCTTTGTCGAGATAACAAGATTGGGGTCAATACAACTTTTAAAGAAAAAAATCTGCCAAAATCTGCTAAATCTGCGTGAAACAAAATTGCCAATCTTTGTGGAGTTACGAGTGTGATCTCTCCTTCGTCGAGATGACAAAATTGAACAAAAATAAATATGAAAACTTTAATAATCAATTTTACGTTGATTGCTTAAAATATGTAATTTTGAAATTCCAAGTTCAAAAATGAAACAATTATGAAATATCATCAAATAAACAGCAATCTTTTTATAAAAAACCGCAGAAAATTTACGGCAGAAATGAAACCTAATTCTGTTGCCATTTTCAATTCAAACGACATTTACCCTGTTAGTGCCGACAGTACTTTGCCTTTTGCACAACACAGAGACATTTTTTACCTAAGCGGTGTGGATCAGGAAGAGAGTATTTTGCTTTTGTTTCCGGATGCACCTTATGAAAACCAGAAAGAAATACTTTTTCTGAAAGAAACCAGCGAGCATATTGCGATTTGGGAAGGCGAAAAACTGACCAAAGAACGTGCTTTTCAGGTTTCTGGAATCAGAACGGTTTACTGGCTGCAGGATTTTCATAAAGTTTTGAACGAAATGATGACGTATGCTGATACGATGTACATCAATACCAACGAGCATTACCGCGCTGCTGTTGAAACTGAAACACGTGAAGCCCGTTTTGTAAAATGGTGGAAAGAAAAATACCCGGCACACAATGTGGCAAAAAGTAACCCGATTTTACAAAGAATCCGTTCTGTAAAAGAAAGCGAAGAAATCGATTTGATTCAGCATGCGTGTGATATTACCGAAAAAGGTTTCCGCAGATTGTTGTCATTTGTAAAACCAAATGTTACCGAATACGAAATCGAAGCCGAACTGGCACACGAATTCATTCGTAACCGCTCTAAAGGATTTGCTTATACGCCGATTATCGCTTCGGGAAATAATGCCAACGTTTTACATTATATCGAAAACAACCAGCAATGTAAAGCCGGAGACTTGATTCTGCTTGACGTTGCTGCTGAATATGCCAATTACTCCAGCGATATGACTAGGACGATTCCGGTTTCAGGACGTTTTTCAGATCGTCAGAAAGCGGTTTACAATGCTGTTTTAAGAGTAAAAAATGAAGCTACAAAAATGCTTACACCTGGAACACTTTGGAAACAATATCACGTTGAAGTGGGTAAAATCATGACTTCTGAATTATTAGGTTTGGGATTAATTGACAAAGCCGATGTTCAGAACGAAAATCCGGACTGGCCAGCCTATAAAAAATATTTCATGCACGGAACGTCTCACCACATGGGACTGGATACGCACGATTATGGTTTGCTTCACGAACCTATGAAAGCGAATATGGTTTTTACGGTTGAACCGGGAATCTACATTCCTGCAGAAAAATTCGGAATTCGTCTGGAGGACAATGTTGTGGTTCAGGAAAAAGGAGAACCTTTCAATTTGATGCGCAATATTCCGGTTGAAGTGGACGAAATCGAAACGTTGATGAATTCATAAATAAACAAAGCCCTTAATACTTTACATATTAAGGGCTTTTAAATTTTATAAATCGGTTATTACCCGATTTTTGCTATTTGCACATCCAATTGAAATTTGCCGTCAGCTTCATTTTCGTTGATCAATTCAAAAAGTTCTAAGGCTCTTCTTGCATTTTTCTCCTCTTCTCTTTGCTCAGCCACATACCACATCATAAAATCTTCTGTAGCATAGTCATTTTCAGCTCTGCATTTTGCGATTACTCTATTGATTGCCTGAGTAACGGCAATTTCATTTTGCAAAGCGATTTCAAATACTTCCCTGAAAGAAGCAAATTCCTGCTGCACTTCCGGAACAGATGGCGTAACTGCAATCCCACCCATATCTGTAATAAATTTGAAAATTTTAAGAAAATGTTCTCTTTCTTCTTCAGCCTGCTTGTAGAGATATGATGCTGTATTAGCGTACCCGTTTCTATCTAACCATGCAGCCATAGCTAAATATTTGTTAGAAGCGTCACTTTCTATTTTTGCCTGTAAGTTCAATATATTTTCTATTCCTTCGGTTAATGAAGTACTGGTTCTTAGTAAATCTTTCATAATCATTAATTTTTTATACATGTAAATTTACAAAATATAAAAACAAAAGCCTTAATCGCCTGAAAATTTGGATTTAATCTAAGTAAGAATCTAAATTAGCTCAACATTTGCAATACTGCAAAGCATTGAATGCAAACTAAGTGTAAATTTAGTCCCGTTTAATAATTCACGAAGCTGCACTATTTCACAGATGGTAAGATTTCTGGAGAAATTTTTTTAGTAGTTTCAATCAGCTGTACATCAGCATGATCAGACAAATCATAAAGCATATCTAAAATATCGACACTATTGACTTTTCTTTGAAAAATTAAAAAATCCTGAATTTTATAACTTGACACTGTATCAGTAAAATTAATGATGATACTATTAGTCAAATCACACTGATAACTATATCCTTTTTCGGTTTCAAATAATATTTTGGTGGTCAAATCGCTAACTAATGCCATTCTGATAAAATTATAACGCTGCAAAAATATAGAATTTAAACGAATTAAATACATAATTAAGACTAATTTAAAATAACAAAAGCTGTTTTTGTTTTTAAAATCTCTTAATAATATAAAAGCTGTAACATTATAGAGCATCATTCGACTTATTTTAAAACTATATAACTTAGAAATCATGCAGGCACACGAAATAGATTATCAGATTTTTGGAGAAGAAATGCAATATGTTGAAATAGAGTTAGACCCACAGGAAATTGTAATAGCCGAAGCAGGCAGCTTTATGATGATGGAAAATAATATTCAGATGGAAACCATATTCGGCGACGGTTCACAACAACAAGGATCGGGTTTATTTGGCAAACTTTTAAATGCCGGAAAAAGAGTCCTTACCGGCGAAAGCTTGTTTATGACCGCATTTTTAAATCAAGGTAATACCAAAAGTAAAGTTTCGTTTGCGTCACCCTATCCGGGAAAAATCCTTCCAATTGATTTAACCGAATTTCAGGGGAAATTTATCTGCCAGAAAAGTTCTTTTTTATGCGCTGCCAAAGGTGTTTCTGTCGGAATAGAATTTTCTCAGAAACTAGGTCGCGGCTTATTTGGCGGAGAAGGTTTTATCATGCAGAAAATTGAAGGAGATGGTATGGCGTTCGTACATTCCGGAGGAACAATGGCTAAAAAAGTTTTGGCTCACGGTGAAGTCCTGAAAGTAGATACAGGATGCATTATTGGTTTTACCAAAGACGTCGATTATGATATTGAATTTATTGGCGGGATCAAAAATTCTATTTTTGGCGGTGAAGGCTTGTTTTATGCTACTTTAAAAGGTCCGGGAACGGTTTACGTACAGTCATTGCCTTTCTCCAGGTTAGCCGACCGTATCATTGCATCAGCACCAAGATCCGGTGGAAACAGCCGTGACGAAGGAAGCCTTCTTGGCGGATTGGGAAATCTTTTGGATGGAGATAATCGATTTTAATCTATAAATAGATTTCAAAAATGAAGACTGTTTTATTTATACCAAAACCGCAATTGTTATAAGAAAACAATACAACATAACAGCTAAAACTCATATTTTAAACTTAAATATCTTATATGGTTTATCGTTTCTTATCTTTGCTTTTCACATTATAAAACTTCATTTTGAAAACCGTTCTATATAAAAACACCACCATATCCTATACTGATTCAGGCGAAGGAACAACAATTGTTTTACTTCACGGCTTTCTGGAAAACAAAAAAATGTGGCATGATTATGCCGTTTTTTTCTCTGAGATTTATCGCATAATTACCATTGATTTATTAGGCCACGGCGAATCCGAATGTTTAGGTTATGTTCATGAAATGGAAGAAAATGCGAGAGCTGTCAATGCAGTTTTAGAAAATCTGAAAATTGAAAAAGCGATAATTCTTGGGCATTCAATGGGCGGTTACGTTGGTCTGGCTTTCGCCGAATTATATCCGGAAAAGCTACAAAAACTAGTTTTACTAAATTCGACTTCCAAAGAAGATAGCGCAGAAAAAAATAAACAGAACACGCGCTATTAAAGCGGTAAAACAAAACTATGCCAGCTTTGTTAGTATGGCGATTGCAAATTTATTTAGTGAAAATAATCGCGAGCATCTTGCAAATGAAATTGAAAAAGTAAAAAAAGAAGCATTAAAAACACCTTTGCAGGGAATTGTAGCTTCACTGGAAGGAATGAAAATCAGGAAAGACAGGGAAAATATTTTAAAGCAAAACCTTTTTCCTGTTTTATTGGTTTTGGGAAAAAAAGATCCTGTTTTAAATTATGATGAAAATAAATCCCAAATCAAAAATACAAATGTGCAACTTGTTTCTTTTGATGACGGGCACATGAGCCAAATTGAGAATAAGGAAGATTTGAAAAAAGTTCTCTCTGATTTTTTCAGGTATTAAGAATTGCGTAAAATAGAAAAAAGACCGATCATCATTGTGAAACGGCCTTTCTTCATTATCGGGGGCAAAATCTTAATCGCTTTAATTTTGACTTCTCATGTCAAATTTCTAAAATAATATATTTTTTTAGACGCGACAAAGGTATTTGAATAAATATAACTTTTCAATGAATGACTGTTAAAATACGACCTAAAAATAAGTGTTAGTATCACTTTTATTAATAACACATCAATTCTTTCTTTTTAAAATAAACTGCATAAAAAATCTTACTTAATAATTTATACCTCATTAAAAAACAATAAGATAAAAGAATAAAATTTAATTTAATAATTTATAAAATTGCGGTAATTAAAAATATATAATTAAAATATAAGGATGTATTTGACAAATAACCTTCTCAATAAGATCTACTTTCTTATTTATTTGATGCAGTTTGCCTCTTTAATCAAAACCAACCTAGTAGAAATTTTGATTGCATTCTGATAATCATGATTATAGTAATAATTATTCCTTTTATTTGTTTATTTGATCTTATCAACACGTTCAAAGCAATCTATTATGATTGGAGACATCTTTTGAAGAGTCATTCGGCAAAACAAATTATCTAGCAGCTTTAAAAATCCGAATATATTCAATAGCTTTCTGACAATCAATTTATTTTTTCTTCGAAAGGAATATTAGCATCAAAAATCTCATTTAATAACAATACTATTTCATTCAAATAATTATTTAAAGTTTCACTAGTAACAGTGATATCCAATTCTTTATCTTCCTTAAATCCGAACGGTAAAAAACCAGACTTCAAATTTTTAAATGAAATAATTCCTACTTCTACAGGAAATTCCCCAGCTTGCTTTTCAAACATAAAAGCATAAGCCAATACCTGAATAATTTTATCATTTTTAAGCTCCTGGGTCAATCCGTTCCATGATTTTAAAATAACATTAGCTTTTTCAACTTTTCCTGTCTTATAATCGATGATTCTTATCTTTCCGTTGCGTAGTTCAATTCTGTCCACATTTCCTTTAATCAAAACAGGAAATGACAGCTTCGAATTAATCAGTTCTCGCTCGAAAGTTTTTTCTAAAGCAAGAATTTTAACTGCATCGCCGTTTTTAATTGCTTCCAATTCCATTTTTAAAAAATTAGAAACATTACGTTTTGCAACTTCAAAAGCCAGAAGATTACGACCTTTCTTAATTTCTCCTTCTTTATAAACCAACTTAAATTGCTTTAAAACTTCATCATCCAACAACTTAAAACAATTAGAAATATCCTCTTCAGAAATAAATTTCCCGATAAAAGGCGTATACAAAGCTTCCAATGTCCCGTGAATAATAGTCCCCAAGGTATTCAAAGCAATATTTTCTTCGACTTCCTCGACTTCCCGGATGCGAAGTATTTTTTGAAAATAAAAATCGATTGGATTCCGAATATAGCTGGTCAGTGCAGAAGGAGAAAATCCCGTGGAAGCAATTTCTTTTAAACGCTCCATTACGGCATCTGACTTTGGAATTGACATTGGTTTATATGCAGTTGTTGGCAGTACCGGATTGTAAATATCAAAAGTTAAATTATGCTTTGGTTGCTTTTCCACTTCTAATTGTGTAATAAATCGGCTGCGTTCACCGGCATCTAGTCCGTCATTTTCGGTATTATGTATCAGATAAATATTTTTAGCTCTTTGCAGCAAATGATAAAAATGATACGTATAAATAGCATCTTTTTCTTTAAAAGTCGGCAACCCAAGCTCCCTCTTCACATCATATGGAATAAATGAATTTTGAGATTTGCCGGCAGGAAATTTCCCTTCATTCATAGAAGTTATAATTACTGTATCAAAATCAAGGACGCGACTTTCCAAGACCCCCATAATTTGCAGACCATTTAAAGGCTCTCCTTCAAAAGAAACCTCTGCAACATCTATTACTTGCTTATAAATTGCATACAAAGTCTGAATATTATCTATATGAGTATGCTTAGAATAATAATTGATTAACTTATTGATAACTTTAAAAACAGAGAACACAAAAGTTTTTGCGATTTTCTCTTCTTCATTGTCATTACTGAAATTTTCTTTAATCAAAAGTAAAAGTGCCGAAATACTTTCGAGTACAGCCAGAGCCCCATTTTCCCATTTTCGAAACAGGAGACTAAATAAATCTGACGGATTAAAATTGAGTTCGTTTAATCTTGTATGGGTAATAAAAGTATAATTATTTTCTTTTATGATTTTAACTAATTGATTGGTTTTAGCAAAAGGTTGAATCAACGGATGCGTGAGAATATCAAGTACGTCTTTGTAATAAAAAACATAACTTGCCCCATTTCTTGAAAGGGCATTTGTATGCATTTTGAACAATTTGGCGATTAAAATTTGTGCCGGATTGTTTTTACCTGAATACCCCATAGTAATATTCAATGCACCAACAGAATTTGGCAAAGAATACAAAACTGGTATCAGTAAATTTTCTTCACCAAGCACAATTGCTACTTTATCAAGAGAAGAACCTGGATTATCTTTCAGAATATTTTCAATAATGCTTCCGGAAAGTTTTGCCTGTCCAATAGTTTTTGGGGTTCCTATTACCTGAATATTCTTTGTCTGGGAAAAATCATCCGTAATCCACTCAAAAGGATTTGATTTATAATGTTTCCAGTTTTCTTTAAACCGCCTTACAAAAAGCCCTGCATCATGGTAAGGGTCATTTAAAAACGTTTGGTCTATATCCCAATAAATTTTTGCCTGATCAAGAGCTAAAAGATGCTGTACTATTTTCTCTTCAGCAGCATTTAAAGCATTAAAACCCGCAAAAACATAAGTTTTATTCGAAATAGCGTTTGAAAAATGATTTAAGTTATTTACTGCTTCACGATATATTAACCCCTGATAACCAAAACCTTTATTTAACAAATGGCTATATAAAGCTTCATAATAAATTGGCAGCAATTTCCAAAAATCAATATAATTTTCAAGTAGTTTCGTTTTATTTTCAACTTCAATACCCCACTTTTTAATATCTTCAATATCTTTTAGATAAGACAAAACATGCGTAGGTTCAAGAAGATAACGATCAATTTCATTAAAATCCTGAAGAAGCGTTTTTGCCCAATTTGCAAATAATTCAAATGACTGCTGATGCTGTTTTTCTGTAACAGAGAGATAAACTTCGTAAAATTCAAAAAATAATTCAATTGAATCAACAGAACGAATAGAAGCAACTTCTTGTACAAAATCCTCAATTGAAATAATATCAGGAGAGAGAATGGTTTTATCTGTTTGTTTCCTTAATGCTTCAATCAAAAAAACCTTAGCTCTTTTGTTAGGAAGAACAATAGTAATTTCAAATAATCTATCGAAATAATCCTGAATAATAGTAGCTGCAATTTTTTCTAAAAAAGAAGTGTTTATCATATTGTCTAGTCCTGAAAAAGTGATACAGGATTAATAAAAAATAAAAGTACAATTTTAGACAGTAGCAAGCTCAGTTTTGCTACTGTTTTTTGTTTTATAGGTTCTCATTTTAATTTTGTTTTGGTTATGCATCTGATTTGGAGTAAGCATGTAATTAGAATAATGAGGTCTGATTTCATTATAGATATCAATAGCTTCTTTTACAATTTTTTGCATGATTTCTGCTTTTTGATTGTATTTGTCAATCATAAATTCCTGTTTTAAAATACCATTAATCCTTTCTGCCACTGCATTTTCATAAGGGTCAGAGTTTTGTGTCATACTGCATAGAATTTTATTTTTATTAAGCTGCTTTTGATAGTCATTAGCACAATATTGAATCCCTCTGTCTGAATGATGTATCAATGGTAATTTTTTGTTGTTTCTGTGTTTAAGAGCCATTTTAAAAGCCTTCAAACTGCTTTCTGTGTTCATGTTATCGGCAAGATAATATCCCATAATCTTTTTAGAATAAGCATCTGTGACTAAGCTTAAATAGCAAGGATTATCTCTTTTTCCTAGATAGGTTATATCAGAGACCCAAACTTGCTCTGGTCTGTTAATTTCTAAATCCAGAATTCGATTTTGATGTTTATTAAATCGATGATGTGAGTTAGTCGTTAGATGATAACTTCCTTTAGGATGTATCAATAAATGATTGGCTCTGAGTATATCAAAGAACTTATCTCTTCCAATTTTCATTAATTGAAGTTTATCCAACAAAAGATAATATAGTTTTCGAGTACCTATTCTAGGCATTGTCTTCCTGATATTATCCACCATCAAAATTACTTCTTTGGCTTTGTTTTGTTTGGATGCTATTCTTCTAGTCTTTCGATAATAAACCTGTCTGTCTATCCCGAACAAATAACAGGTAAACGCTACTGTTTTTTGTTCTTTTGCTCTGAAGCGGGCGATTGTTCGGGTGCAGAGTTTTTTCGGATATCGATATGATATTCTTTCTCAGCTAAATCAATCATCATGTCAAACAAGATTGCTTTTTTATCTGCAACGTAAGCTTGTCGTTCTAAAAGAGCCTTTTGTTTTTCTAATAGCTTGACTTGGGCTTCAAGTTCCATAATTTTTTGTTCGGGTGACTTTGCCATATTCAAAGGAGATTGTTTTCCCAATCAAAGTTACCAAATTTTCGTAACCAGCCCAGAACTGTAGCATGGCTTTGAATGCCATATTGTTTTCTAATTTGGGTAATTGATGAACTACCTTGCTCAACTTCTCTAACGATTTGAAGTTTTAAGGACATGCTGTAATCTCGCTGGGTGCGCTTTACATAATTGCTGTATTCTTCCATAACGATTGTTTTTGTGTATCGCTATTTCAGGACGGGACATATGATAAAAATAAAAAAAGCCATTCAATTAAGAATGGCTTTTTAAAATTATTTAGAAAAGTAAATTATAGTTTACCTTCATATTTAGAACCAATATGTTTGATTTCAGTTCTTCTGTTTTGAGCTTTACCTGCTGGAGTTTTATTACTTGCAACTGGTTGAGACTCACCAAAACCTTTAGAAACTAAGTTATCAACGCTAATTCCTCTTTCGATTAATGCATTCATAACAGCTGCTGCTCTGTCTTCAGAAAGTTTTTGATTCAATTTATCTGAACCATCACTATCTGTATGACCTTCAATACTGAATTTCGCATTAGGATAGTTTTTAAGGATTTCTTTAATTGCATCCAATCTTGCAAGAGTTTCTTTATCTCCTGTTTTGAATGTAGCTTTACCTGAGTTAAAGTAAACAGCTCTTGCCTGAACTTTAAGTTCTTCTAAAGCTTCAGTAGTTACTTCAGGACAACCTCTGTTACTAGCTGGACCAGCTACAGTAGGACAATCGTCATCTTTATCTAAAACTCCATCTTTATCAGCATCTAAGAAAGGACAACCACCGTTTTCTTTTGGACCAGCCTCATTAGGACATTTATCATCTTTATCAGCAACTCCGTCACCGTCAGCATCAGGACAACCTTTTAAAGCGGCTAAACCAGCAACATCCGGACAAGCATCATCTTTATCAGCGATTCCGTCTCCGTCTGTATCAGGACATCCATTTAATGCAGCTAAACCAAATACATCTGGACAAGCATCAGAAGCATCAACAATTCCGTCTCCGTCTGTATCAGGACAACCGTTGAATTGTTTCAAACCTGCAACATCCGGACATGCATCATCTTTATCGTAAACTCCGTCTCCGTCAGTATCTTTACCTCCGAATTTAAAAACTAAGCCTGCAGTATGCTGGAAGTGAGATGGAGCATCTGGCTCACCATTTGTATCTCTATCACCGCCTACAGCCCATTTATATCTTGAAGCAAGCTCAAGACCAATAGCATCTGTAAACCAAAAAGTTAAACCAACACCTGGATTCACAGTTCCAAAACTACTATCACCAAAGAAAGTATAACCTCCACCAACAGATAACGAAGGATCAATTACTTTAGATTTAATTAATTCCTGGAAGCTATATTTAATAGTGGCATCAATTCCGTAGTACATTAAATCTCCTGGATTGTATACAGTATTACCTCTTGAATCAGAAGGGCCAAAACCCGGCTGATTAAATACAACATATTTATCAATTTTGTTTACAGAACCTTGTAAACCAACAGAAAAACCACTTCCAACGTATCTAGATACACCAATGTAAGATAAAGAAGGAAGAATATTCCAGTTGTCTTTAACACCAAATGGCTGAGAAAAGTGTTGATCAAAGAAACCACTTCCTGAACCAGAACTTGTTCTGGTATCAACGGCATTAACCCCAAAAGAGATAGCCCATGGATTGTTACTGTCCTGTGCGTGAGCATTTAAACCCATCGCCATTAGTACAGCAACAAAAAGTTTGTTAAGATGTTTCATACTTATTTTTTTTAATTACAATTTAGTTAATTATAGACAAAAGTAACACGTAATTTTTTAAATACAAAATGTTATGTTAAAAAAACCTACAAAAATTGCTCAAAATGGTAATTATATAACTTTTAACATTTTCCCTACAAATATAAATGCTTCTATTGCTCTGTCTAAATGTTCTTTAGTATGAGCTGCAGATAACT encodes:
- a CDS encoding ferritin, whose translation is MKDLLRTSTSLTEGIENILNLQAKIESDASNKYLAMAAWLDRNGYANTASYLYKQAEEEREHFLKIFKFITDMGGIAVTPSVPEVQQEFASFREVFEIALQNEIAVTQAINRVIAKCRAENDYATEDFMMWYVAEQREEEKNARRALELFELINENEADGKFQLDVQIAKIG
- a CDS encoding IS3 family transposase; translated protein: MFGIDRQVYYRKTRRIASKQNKAKEVILMVDNIRKTMPRIGTRKLYYLLLDKLQLMKIGRDKFFDILRANHLLIHPKGSYHLTTNSHHRFNKHQNRILDLEINRPEQVWVSDITYLGKRDNPCYLSLVTDAYSKKIMGYYLADNMNTESSLKAFKMALKHRNNKKLPLIHHSDRGIQYCANDYQKQLNKNKILCSMTQNSDPYENAVAERINGILKQEFMIDKYNQKAEIMQKIVKEAIDIYNEIRPHYSNYMLTPNQMHNQNKIKMRTYKTKNSSKTELATV
- a CDS encoding SMI1/KNR4 family protein, whose product is MLDSIKDSKWVLDEIYMFLPTEPEENLIAFEAKFNVRIPEDYRFFLLNVSNGIVNKNKWGLNLVEKIDFVDFFYEDNEYNPSIPFELTNKVVFGRGSDCKEVSPYPYEITFDQNYDIFEKGYSNGQIHIAGYGCGTSAFIVVNGSEYSNVWVDDFSSNNEVYPEYDFKSNRPRFSFTDWLIEGVNREVTIHGQNIEWEKRIKLEEKAKQDKIDEQKRELEIKRLDQIKREKFAEQKREVEREEQRSKKTHKNLLIYLIDKMFSVKKR
- a CDS encoding OmpA family protein, whose amino-acid sequence is MKHLNKLFVAVLMAMGLNAHAQDSNNPWAISFGVNAVDTRTSSGSGSGFFDQHFSQPFGVKDNWNILPSLSYIGVSRYVGSGFSVGLQGSVNKIDKYVVFNQPGFGPSDSRGNTVYNPGDLMYYGIDATIKYSFQELIKSKVIDPSLSVGGGYTFFGDSSFGTVNPGVGLTFWFTDAIGLELASRYKWAVGGDRDTNGEPDAPSHFQHTAGLVFKFGGKDTDGDGVYDKDDACPDVAGLKQFNGCPDTDGDGIVDASDACPDVFGLAALNGCPDTDGDGIADKDDACPDVAGLAALKGCPDADGDGVADKDDKCPNEAGPKENGGCPFLDADKDGVLDKDDDCPTVAGPASNRGCPEVTTEALEELKVQARAVYFNSGKATFKTGDKETLARLDAIKEILKNYPNAKFSIEGHTDSDGSDKLNQKLSEDRAAAVMNALIERGISVDNLVSKGFGESQPVASNKTPAGKAQNRRTEIKHIGSKYEGKL
- a CDS encoding transposase, producing the protein MEEYSNYVKRTQRDYSMSLKLQIVREVEQGSSSITQIRKQYGIQSHATVLGWLRKFGNFDWENNLL
- a CDS encoding PD-(D/E)XK nuclease family protein, with the protein product MINTSFLEKIAATIIQDYFDRLFEITIVLPNKRAKVFLIEALRKQTDKTILSPDIISIEDFVQEVASIRSVDSIELFFEFYEVYLSVTEKQHQQSFELFANWAKTLLQDFNEIDRYLLEPTHVLSYLKDIEDIKKWGIEVENKTKLLENYIDFWKLLPIYYEALYSHLLNKGFGYQGLIYREAVNNLNHFSNAISNKTYVFAGFNALNAAEEKIVQHLLALDQAKIYWDIDQTFLNDPYHDAGLFVRRFKENWKHYKSNPFEWITDDFSQTKNIQVIGTPKTIGQAKLSGSIIENILKDNPGSSLDKVAIVLGEENLLIPVLYSLPNSVGALNITMGYSGKNNPAQILIAKLFKMHTNALSRNGASYVFYYKDVLDILTHPLIQPFAKTNQLVKIIKENNYTFITHTRLNELNFNPSDLFSLLFRKWENGALAVLESISALLLLIKENFSNDNEEEKIAKTFVFSVFKVINKLINYYSKHTHIDNIQTLYAIYKQVIDVAEVSFEGEPLNGLQIMGVLESRVLDFDTVIITSMNEGKFPAGKSQNSFIPYDVKRELGLPTFKEKDAIYTYHFYHLLQRAKNIYLIHNTENDGLDAGERSRFITQLEVEKQPKHNLTFDIYNPVLPTTAYKPMSIPKSDAVMERLKEIASTGFSPSALTSYIRNPIDFYFQKILRIREVEEVEENIALNTLGTIIHGTLEALYTPFIGKFISEEDISNCFKLLDDEVLKQFKLVYKEGEIKKGRNLLAFEVAKRNVSNFLKMELEAIKNGDAVKILALEKTFERELINSKLSFPVLIKGNVDRIELRNGKIRIIDYKTGKVEKANVILKSWNGLTQELKNDKIIQVLAYAFMFEKQAGEFPVEVGIISFKNLKSGFLPFGFKEDKELDITVTSETLNNYLNEIVLLLNEIFDANIPFEEKIN
- a CDS encoding TIGR00266 family protein, with product MQAHEIDYQIFGEEMQYVEIELDPQEIVIAEAGSFMMMENNIQMETIFGDGSQQQGSGLFGKLLNAGKRVLTGESLFMTAFLNQGNTKSKVSFASPYPGKILPIDLTEFQGKFICQKSSFLCAAKGVSVGIEFSQKLGRGLFGGEGFIMQKIEGDGMAFVHSGGTMAKKVLAHGEVLKVDTGCIIGFTKDVDYDIEFIGGIKNSIFGGEGLFYATLKGPGTVYVQSLPFSRLADRIIASAPRSGGNSRDEGSLLGGLGNLLDGDNRF
- a CDS encoding aminopeptidase P family protein; translated protein: MKYHQINSNLFIKNRRKFTAEMKPNSVAIFNSNDIYPVSADSTLPFAQHRDIFYLSGVDQEESILLLFPDAPYENQKEILFLKETSEHIAIWEGEKLTKERAFQVSGIRTVYWLQDFHKVLNEMMTYADTMYINTNEHYRAAVETETREARFVKWWKEKYPAHNVAKSNPILQRIRSVKESEEIDLIQHACDITEKGFRRLLSFVKPNVTEYEIEAELAHEFIRNRSKGFAYTPIIASGNNANVLHYIENNQQCKAGDLILLDVAAEYANYSSDMTRTIPVSGRFSDRQKAVYNAVLRVKNEATKMLTPGTLWKQYHVEVGKIMTSELLGLGLIDKADVQNENPDWPAYKKYFMHGTSHHMGLDTHDYGLLHEPMKANMVFTVEPGIYIPAEKFGIRLEDNVVVQEKGEPFNLMRNIPVEVDEIETLMNS